A single window of Anopheles moucheti chromosome 2, idAnoMoucSN_F20_07, whole genome shotgun sequence DNA harbors:
- the LOC128310173 gene encoding actin-binding Rho-activating protein yields the protein MTDVAHELGALRLIVDSPLSSKVALFNQTAQSHRESQLSNPFSDAQATRGMARLQISKEEYGKPKAGSLTEYRGKKANIQVYQEMLELCQVIDTDGKPVSKKNPDIKMIYFGELFNIYTHINDKLVGLLLRARKHDLIQFEGECLFQRRDDHVPVYLTKPVAQIRDILVGKQTEIRRSLSPNPQPTNMLP from the exons GACTCTCCACTCTCGTCGAAGGTGGCCCTGTTCAACCAGACTGCCCAGAGCCATCGGGAATCGCAACTCTCCAATCCGTTCTCCGATGCACAGGCGACGCGCGGCATGGCAAGGCTACAAATCAGCAAGGAGGAGTACGGCAA ACCTAAAGCGGGCAGTCTTACCGAATACCGAGGTAAGAAGGCCAACATCCAGGTGTACCAGGAAATGCTCGAACTCTGTCAGGTGATCGACACTGATGGCAAACCGGTATCCAAGAAGAATCCCGATATCAAAATGATCTACTTCGGTGAACTGTTTAAT ATTTACACACACATCAACGATAAACTGGTGGGACTGTTGTTGCGCGCCCGTAAACACGACCTCATCCAGTTCGAGGGTGAGTGCCTGTTCCAGCGCCGCGATGACCACGTCCCAGTCTACCTAACGAAACCGGTCGCACAGATCCGGGACATTCTCGTCGGCAAGCAGACGGAAATTCGCCGTAGTTTAAGTCCCAACCCGCAGCCCACCAATATGTTACCTTAG